In Lodderomyces elongisporus chromosome 1, complete sequence, a genomic segment contains:
- the PMU2 gene encoding phosphomutase → MSLLIPNSNDHHDAYGDLDEDEKYRAALKEQQEFTWSFSPVLGFFKQTDPETNDMEFRYTQEDFGILKPWSKIIAELEELNDTAPENVHYKLVFFARHGQGWANVAGRKYSKQEWYDKWRFLGTDGEITWGPDADLTELGEKQALENQQAWKEQLENKGAPYPKKFYVSPLQRSIKTHSITWNNQKVSVVENLRETIGLHLCHRRSNKSVLETKFPHLKFPDDFKEEDEQFDSWSRREELHEQFLRINKVLENIFDEDEGHKKDADVICVTSHAGTIRAFITVLGHRKFVIPTGGMIPIVIRGEREKRNS, encoded by the coding sequence ATGTCCTTGCTAATTCCTAATAGCAACGATCATCATGACGCTTATGGCGACTTGGACGAGGATGAAAAGTATCGTGCTGCATTGAAAGAACAGCAAGAGTTCACTTGGTCGTTTTCACCGGTATTGGgttttttcaaacaaacCGATCCAGAAACTAATGACATGGAATTTAGATACACACAGGAGGATTTTGGAATCCTTAAACCATGGAGCAAGATTATTGCAGAGTTGGAAGAACTAAATGATACAGCACCAGAGAATGTGCACTATAAActtgtcttttttgcaCGTCATGGACAGGGATGGGCCAATGTCGCTGGTCGCAAGTATTCAAAACAAGAATGGTATGACAAATGGAGATTCTTGGGTACAGATGGCGAGATCACATGGGGACCCGATGCAGATCTCACAGAGTTGGGTGAAAAACAAGCATTGGAGAATCAACAAGCTTGGAAAGAGCAATTAGAGAATAAAGGGGCACCGTACCCCAAGAAATTTTATGTTTCTCCGTTGCAAAGGTCTATCAAAACGCATAGTATAACGTGGAATAATCAAAAGGTCTCGGTGGTTGAGAATTTGAGGGAAACAATTGGATTACATTTATGCCACCGGAGATCCAACAAGTCCGTATTGGAAACAAAGTTTCCTCACTTGAAATTTCCTGATGACTTcaaggaagaagatgagCAATTCGACTCATGGtcaagaagagaagagttGCATGAACAATTTCTCCGAATTAATAAAGTTTTAGAGAATATctttgatgaagatgagggCCACAAAAAGGACGCGGATGTCATATGTGTTACATCACACGCAGGGACCATCCGTGCTTTTATCACAGTGCTTGGACATCGTAAGTTTGTGATACCAACTGGAGGTATGATTCCCATAGTAATTCGTggggagagagaaaagagaaacctGTAA
- the HDA1 gene encoding Histone deacetylase hda1 (BUSCO:EOG09263E5F) codes for MEPDNIEAAENKSPKLQQNPAVQKEEINFDASMRDIKPNAPHALDRMEVELKSEPVVVKTEPAVDIKVEEDISPEKLTKDSLDVDMEEGAKFETKAETETETETETGTETGTEIQRETKRKTEQDADANADGNKYSNSNSNSNGDELVDTDVVEPATKKIKLETDQSNGNEQSNGKIDSLSPAPAKLRPVIVQPSKPQLFYTPLKTGLVYDVRMRYHAKIFTSYFEYTDPHPEDPRRIYRIYKRLAEAGLVQDPSLSGIDELGPFIEKIPIREATIEEILEVHSEKHLEHIQSTETMTKDELLRETATGDSIYVNNDSYFSAKLSCGGTIEACKAVIEGRVKNSLAAVRPPGHHAEPDDPGGFCLFSNVAVAAKNILKSYPESVRRIVILDWDIHHGNGTQKSFYDDPRVLYISLHRYENGKFYPGTKYGGADQVGEGAGKGYNINIPWRTAGMRDGDYVYAFNKVVIPTILEFDPDLIIVSSGFDAADGDVIGGCHVSPAGYGYMTHMLKGIAKGKLAVILEGGYNLDSISESALAVAKVLIGEPPENTVKQQPHPDTIEVIDEVIKIQSRFWECLSHGVTKTTFDDVYDLPDLDKERYKLTNISDPIRSHQNAEAFAKREFINIPIVNHQAKDHKQSSFTCDIPDQADDIVMASPDIYECSTVIITIHDPPELWAYINPTNGVIESNSTIVLEQPLFQIMDKVAKEKDSDNTDKIGYMDINIPSFQLPIPGLSYSHESSYNPTIFAQELLLYIWDNYIAYFQQLKKVIFVGFGDAYQSIVHLFSKRPSQEIKNLVKFTVAYLNRTQLKPIVPVMDESMVDWFYHNSTIFTSCYNQCWSTSNGNHGHNSSNSTSSNDANGGEELKKPRRKFGRVLKAKADGLFDVINEKFDEGVDNILDSIEDYSSSDE; via the coding sequence ATGGAGCCTGATAATATCGAGGCTGCAGAAAACAAGTCTCCCAAGTTGCAACAAAATCCCGCCGTGCAAAAGGAAGAGATCAATTTTGATGCATCAATGAGAGACATTAAACCGAATGCACCACACGCTCTAGATAGGATGGAGGTCGAGTTGAAAAGTGAACCGGTTGTGGTTAAAACTGAACCAGCAGTGGATattaaagttgaagaagacaTTCTGCCTGAAAAACTCACCAAAGATAGCCTTGACGTGGATATGGAAGAGGGAGCAAAATTTGAAACGAAAGCTGAAACTGAAACTGAAACTGAAACTGAAACTGGAACTGAAACTGGAACTGAAAttcaaagagaaacaaaaaggaaaactgAACAAGATGCAGACGCAAACGCAGACGGAAACAAatacagcaacagcaacagcaacagcaacggAGACGAACTTGTAGATACAGATGTTGTCGAACCtgcaacaaagaaaatcaagCTTGAAACTGACCAGAGTAACGGCAATGAACAAAGTAATGGTAAGATAGATTCATTATCGCCGGCACCTGCAAAACTACGTCCAGTTATAGTGCAGCCGTCAAAACCTCAATTGTTTTATACTCCCCTCAAGACTGGTTTAGTCTACGACGTTCGAATGAGGTATCATGCTAAAATATTCACCTCATACTTTGAATACACCGACCCTCACCCTGAAGATCCACGTCGTATCTATAGAATCTACAAAAGACTTGCCGAGGCGGGCTTGGTCCAGGATCCTTCACTTTCAGGAATAGATGAATTGGGACCCTTTATTGAAAAGATCCCCATTAGAGAGGCAACTATAGAAGAGATTTTGGAAGTACACTCTGAAAAACACCTCGAGCACATTCAATCTACAGAAACAATGACGAAGGACGAATTATTGAGAGAAACAGCAACCGGAGACTCGATATACGTCAATAATGATTCCTACTTTTCAGCGAAGTTATCCTGTGGTGGAACCATTGAAGCATGCAAAGCCGTCATTGAAGGCAGAGTCAAGAACTCATTGGCCGCAGTGAGACCACCTGGCCACCATGCCGAACCAGATGACCCTGGTGGATTTTGTTTATTCAGTAATGTTGCTGTTGCGGCAAAAAACATCCTTAAATCGTACCCAGAATCAGTAAGGAGAATTGTTATTCTAGATTGGGATATTCATCATGGAAATGGTACACAAAAATCATTTTACGACGATCCAAGAGTACTATACATCTCGCTACATCGTTATGAAAATGGTAAATTTTATCCTGGTACAAAATATGGTGGTGCAGACCAAGTAGGGGAAGGTGCCGGCAAAGGATATAACATCAATATCCCATGGAGAACCGCTGGAATGAGGGATGGTGACTATGTTTATGCATTCAACAAAGTTGTTATCCCCACAATTCTAGAATTTGACCCTGATTTGATCATTGTCAGCTCAGGATTCGATGCTGCAGATGGTGATGTTATTGGCGGGTGTCATGTTAGCCCTGCAGGCTATGGATACATGACACACATGCTCAAAGGTATCGCAAAGGGGAAACTCGCAGTTATACTTGAGGGTGGATATAACCTCGACTCTATCAGTGAAAGTGCATTGGCCGTGGCAAAAGTGCTCATTGGAGAGCCACCTGAAAATActgtgaagcagcaaccaCATCCAGACACCATTGAAGTAATCGATGAGGTAATAAAAATACAATCGAGGTTCTGGGAATGTCTCAGCCATGGTGTAACAAAGACTACATTTGATGATGTATACGATCTTCCTGATCTAGATAAAGAACGATACAAACTCACAAACATTTCGGATCCAATTCGATCGCATCAAAACGCAGAAGCGTTTGCCAAAAGAGAATTTATCAACATTCCAATCGTCAATCATCAAGCTAAGGATCATAAGCAATCTAGCTTCACATGTGATATCCCTGATCAAGCCGATGATATTGTGATGGCGAGTCCAGATATTTATGAGTGCTCTACCGTAATCATAACTATTCATGACCCACCAGAGCTATGGGCATATATCAACCCAACTAATGGTGTTATTGAAAGCAATTCCACTATTGTATTAGAGCAGCCCCTTTTTCAGATAATGGACAAAGTAGCCAAGGAAAAAGACCTGGATAACACTGATAAGATTGGGTACATGGACATCAACATTCCATCATTTCAATTACCAATTCCAGGACTTTCATATTCGCATGAATCTTCTTATAACCCTACAATTTTTGCACAAGAGCTTCTCCTTTACATATGGGACAACTACATTGCTTATTTCCAGCAGTTGAAAAAAGTTATCTTTGTTGGATTTGGTGATGCATATCAGAGCATAGTCCATTTGTTTAGTAAACGTCCGTCACAGGAGATTAAGAACTTGGTGAAATTCACTGTCGCATATTTAAACAGAACACAATTGAAACCGATTGTTCCAGTAATGGATGAAAGCATGGTGGATTGGTTTTATCAcaattcaacaattttcaCGAGTTGTTATAATCAATGTTGGAGTACTTCAAATGGAAACCACGGCCATAACAGTAGTAATTCAACAAGTAGCAATGATGCAAATGGCGGCGAAGAGTTGAAGAAaccaagaagaaaatttgGAAGAGTTCTTAAGGCCAAGGCAGACGGATTGTTTGATGTGATTAACGAAAAGTTTGACGAGGGTGTGGATAATATTTTAGATAGTATTGAGGATTACTCCAGTTCCGACGAATAA
- the PRK1 gene encoding actin-regulating kinase prk1 produces the protein MPQPPANAFQQGTRLNVGTHKVSIIKYISAGGFATVYTCNIEPSFQGSNIACLKRVVVPSKWQLSLLRQEVDAMRRLRGNKHIVSYIDSHAARLNTENDVSKEQQYEVLLLMEYCENNGLIDFMNTRLVNKLTEKEIIDIMYQVTIGVAMCHHLRPPLIHRDIKIENVLIDSNHVFKLCDFGSSVNYMLPPKNPSELQLMKDDLMQHTTPQYRAPEMIDLTKGFPIDDKSDIWALGVFLYKLCYYTTPFESPNQTSMQDLERCILNCHQTLRFHDQPGSMFSSRLKNIIKVCLRADPRRRPNALQLLGEIAQMRGDSGVPNVVPTSVLEAREKPQQLSQQPSQSVPRQPSKSQAQLQTQPKKEPISEAKKLSPQPPPPPPTSSKPTADAFSTLDKSKFLNKLDSKIETKHISPFESEPIPSPNRPLSAYFDSGHKHKIYSQGNKSSPAVQDLVRRELQKGYKVADLGPQSTLEFLKTRENEKEVERNESGVKSAWNTLRRISTGGSTNNGGGGGDGRSGGISANNTGASEKSLRRRSIREVLTGSRRSSDENVKNTNSKTQTHTQDQVQLKTQSQAQEHREKENSIQKRMQALLEQSERPNVKKTASGYGKFTDRNVADDINSINESPYSKSSYNKKPQHQQHQQHQQQNHQHNSSLSHSHKHKHKKLSPPKVPVNLSSTRKSLSPESSIGLNKKIPPPKPKKPPTKPRKPTFLKTTGNDGAEEERGKVGNDELLESRRLSVEELSIPDIDDLEKQFAKRFPSYV, from the coding sequence ATGCCACAGCCACCTGCCAATGCGTTCCAGCAGGGGACACGTTTAAACGTTGGTACACACAAAGTTAGCATCATAAAATATATCTCTGCAGGGGGCTTTGCAACCGTCTACACATGCAACATCGAACCATCCTTCCAAGGCTCCAACATTGCCTGTCTAAAAAGAGTCGTCGTACCAAGTAAGTGGCAGTTGAGTTTATTGCGGCAGGAGGTTGACGCCATGAGGCGATTGAGAGGGAATAAACACATTGTGTCGTACATCGATTCGCACGCAGCACGATTGAATACCGAGAATGACGTGTCCAAGGAACAACAATATGAGGTGTTGTTGCTCATGGAGTATTGTGAAAACAATGGGTTGATTGACTTTATGAATACGAGATTGGTCAACAAACTAACCGAAAAGGAGATAATCGATATCATGTACCAAGTCACGATTGGGGTTGCAATGTGCCATCACCTAAGACCACCTTTGATCCATAGGGATATCaagattgaaaatgtgCTTATAGACTCAAATCATGTATTTAAACTATGCGACTTTGGCTCCTCGGTCAATTACATGCTTCCACCAAAGAATCCTCTGGAATTGCAATTGATGAAGGACGATTTGATGCAGCACACTACTCCACAGTATAGGGCACCAGAGATGATTGATTTAACAAAAGGATTTCCTATCGACGACAAGCTGGATATATGGGCGTTGGGTGTATTTCTTtataaattgtgttattaTACAACACCATTTGAGCTGCCAAATCAAACAAGTATGCAGGATTTGGAAAGGTGTATACTCAATTGCCATCAAACCTTGCGATTCCATGATCAACCAGGCTCGATGTTCTCAAGTCGTTTGAAAAATATCATCAAAGTATGTCTTCGCGCTGATCCACGAAGAAGACCTAATGCCTTACAGTTGTTAGGAGAGATTGCTCAGATGAGAGGCGACTCTGGAGTACCAAATGTCGTACCTACTAGTGTATTGGAAGCTAGAGAAAAACCACAACAATTGTCACAACAGCCATCGCAACTGGTACCACGACAACCATCCAAATCACAAGCACAACTACAAACACAGCCAAAGAAAGAGCCTATACTGGAAGCAAAGAAGTTATCTCctcaaccaccaccaccaccaccaacatcaCTGAAACCGACTGCTGATGCTTTTTCCACTCTTGACAAGAGCAAGTTCCTCAACAAACTTGATTCCAAGAtcgaaacaaaacatataTCACCATTTGAACTGGAACCTATCCCATCACCAAATCGTCCATTAAGTGCTTATTTTGATAGTGGTCACAAACATAAAATATACTCACAGGGCAACAAATCCAGTCCTGCTGTTCAGGACCTAGTCAGACGCGAATTACAGAAAGGATACAAGGTGGCCGATTTGGGACCACAAAGCACATTGGAGTTTTTAAAGACTAGAGAAAACGAGAAGGAAGTAGAGCGAAATGAGAGTGGGGTGAAATCTGCATGGAATACTTTGCGGAGAATCAGCACTGGTGGAAGTACAaataatggtggtggtggtggtgatggtcgTAGCGGTGGTATCAGTGCAAACAATACTGGTGCATCGGAAAAGAGTTTGAGAAGGAGAAGTATTCGTGAAGTGCTTACTGGAAGTCGAAGATCATCTGACGAAAATGTAAAGAATACAAATTCGAAAACACAAACTCATACGCAAGACCAAGTACAGTTGAAGACACAATCTCAAGCACAAGAACATcgcgaaaaagaaaattccATACAAAAGAGAATGCAGGCATTGCTTGAACAAAGTGAGAGACCAAATGTTAAGAAAACCGCTCTGGGGTATGGAAAATTCACTGATCGAAACGTTGCTGATGACATAAATTCTATCAATGAAAGTCCATATAGCAAATCCCTgtacaacaaaaaaccccaacaccagcaacaccagcaacaccagcaacaaaatcatcaacataACTCTCTGCTTCTGCACCTGCATAAGCACAAGCATAAAAAATTGTCTCCTCCAAAAGTGCCTGTCAATTTATCATCCACTAGGAAATCGTTGCTGCCAGAGTCTTCCATTGGTCTCAACAAAAAGATACCTCCtccaaaaccaaagaaacCTCCTACAAAACCAAGAAAGCCGACTTTTCTCAAAACAACCGGCAACGATGGAGcagaggaagaaagaggCAAAGTTGGAAATGATGAATTGTTGGAATCACGCCGGTTGAGCGTGGAAGAGTTGTCAATTCCAGATATCGACGACTTGGAGAAACAATTTGCAAAGAGATTTCCTAGCTACGTGTaa
- the RSR1 gene encoding Ras- protein rsr1 translates to MRDYKVVVLGAGGVGKSSITVQFVQGVYIESYDPTIEDSYRKQIEVDGRACDLEILDTAGVAQFTAMRELYIKSGKGFLLVYSVTDENSLKELLALREQVLRIKDSDNVPMVLVGNKCDLEEDRVLSIEDGVKVSQDWGLVPFYETSAMYKTNVDEAFIDVVRQIMRKEAAISAEKKQQKEKQKLEQFGNGSQPQTEQSNGVVGNNGKKNALDSNGNNKNMQKSEQTGGTTEGGAGVSNGGGGGGVGGATQNSNGRFKQSGPDSSTNKSGSKCCTIM, encoded by the exons ATGAGAG ACTACAAAGTGGTTGTTCTAGGCGCGGGCGGTGTTGGAAAATCTTCAATTACTGTGCAATTTGTTCAAGGTGTTTATATTGAAAGTTACGATCCAACAATTGAAGATTCATATAGAAAGCAAATCGAGGTTGATGGCCGAGCTTGCGACTTGGAGATCTTAGATACAGCTGGTGTAGCTCAATTCACAGCAATGAGAGAGTTGTACATTAAAAGTGGGAAAGGTTTTCTCTTGGTTTATTCTGTAACTGATGAAAACTCACTTAAGGAACTTTTGGCATTACGTGAACAAGTCTTACGTATTAAGGATAGCGATAATGTTCCAATGGTTCTTGTTGGAAATAAATGTGATTTGGAAGAGGATAGAGTATTGAGCATAGAAGATGGCGTTAAAGTAAGTCAGGATTGGGGGCTTGTGCCGTTTTACGAAACCAGTGCTATGTACAAGACCAATGTCGACGAAGCATTTATTGATGTTGTAAGGCAAATCATGAGAAAAGAAGCAGCTATAAGTGCCGAAAAAAAGCAACAGAAGGAGAAGCAGAAACTTGAACAATTTGGCAACGGCTCTCAACCACAAACAGAGCAATCAAATGGCGTTGTCGGTAATAATGGCAAAAAGAATGCACTTGACTCCAATGGTAATAACAAGAATATGCAGAAGAGCGAACAAACTGGCGGTACAACTGAAGGAGGAGCGGGAGTAAGCAACggaggtggtggtggggGAGTTGGGGGAGCAACTCAAAATAGTAATGGAAGATTTAAACAATCTGGCCCTGACCTGTCAACTAACAAGTCTGGAAGTAAATGCTGCACCATAATGTGA
- the MCM6 gene encoding MCM DNA helicase complex subunit mcm6 (BUSCO:EOG09260JT9), giving the protein MSQFVSSPAALPSDAARLLNSQVSSYGRDVSTPAPPLVFSDNSQSQPVGQSLGNRAITGRRRQIAVPKVVDVTGEKVRESFENFIEEFVDPEELNNHWNGKIYLAQIESMKTYEYSTLYVNYQDLLSRENGVLATAICEQYYRFYPFLINGLKRLLKKYAPSLLQTNLIGSSNNNNNNSNNNKDNNDNEDDGHNGYSQGTSSTTSQAANERVFQISFFNMPTVQRIRDIKSNKIGSLMTISGTVTRTSEVRPELYRACFTCDMCSALIEGIEQVFKYTEPTSCPSCENQSYFTLNVAKSQFTDWQRVRIQENANEIPTGSMPRTLDVILRGETVERAKPGDKCKFTGCEIVIPDVSQLGLPGVKPQSIRENRGSELNSGVTGLKSLGVRDLTYKLAFNACHVSSMINKPGGGKETESDTSDQEIFLTSLSDADVNELKEMVKDDYIYDKLVQSVAPAVFGHEVVKKGILLQLLGGVHKQTVDGINLRGDINICVVGDPSTSKSQFLKYVCGFSPRAVYTSGKASSAAGLTAAVVKDEESGEYTIEAGALMLADNGICAIDEFDKMDIADQVAIHEAMEQQTISIAKAGIHATLNARTSILAAANPIGGRYNRKIGLRSNLNMTAPIMSRFDLFFVILDDCNERVDTQLASHIVDLHMLRDEAINPPYTAEQLARYIKYAKTFKPKMTKEARDFLVARYKELRDDDAQGLGRSSYRITVRQLESMIRLSEAIARANCTEEITPSFVAEAYDLLKQSIIRVEMDDIEVDDAEEEEVASETVLPVVDGNSVGGEQPAPTQEPHLQQQQQQQQQQQQQQQQQQQQPRKAEPISISYDKYVSIMNLLVKKISEDDKNGGDGLTADALVDWYLLQKEDDLFSEAEYMSERKTAYKVLKRLVKDKILMSVTNNDTDTMPEEGAGQSRNQGQLSRTVYIIHPNCAILDFFEREGTSTGAESS; this is encoded by the coding sequence ATGTCACAGTTTGTTTCATCACCAGCTGCACTTCCTTCGGATGCTGCACGCTTATTAAACTCGCAAGTGTCATCCTATGGCAGAGATGTTTCAACTccagcaccaccactagTATTTTCCGATAATAGTCAGTCGCAACCGGTAGGCCAATCATTGGGCAATAGGGCCATAACAGgtagaagaagacaaaTCGCAGTGCCcaaagttgttgatgttacTGGTGAAAAAGTCCGAGAGagttttgaaaactttATCGAGGAATTTGTCGATCCAGAAGAACTCAATAACCACTGGAATGGAAAGATATATCTTGCTCAAATTGAATCAATGAAGACGTATGAATATAGCACTTTATACGTGAACTACCAGGATTTACTTTCAAGAGAGAATGGAGTGTTGGCAACTGCTATATGCGAGCAGTATTACAGATTTTACCCATTCTTGATAAATGGATTAAAGagacttttgaaaaaatatgCACCATCATTACTTCAAACAAACTTGATTGGTAgtagtaacaacaacaacaacaacagcaataacaacaaggacaacaacgacaatgaagatgatggtCACAACGGGTATAGTCAAGGCACATCATCAACTACATCACAAGCAGCTAATGAGAgggttttccaaatttctttttttaatatgcCAACAGTACAAAGGATCAGAGATATCAAGTCAAATAAAATCGGATCTTTAATGACCATCTCAGGTACAGTGACGAGAACCTCAGAAGTTAGACCAGAATTGTATCGTGCTTGCTTCACTTGTGATATGTGTTCTGCTTTGATTGAAGGCATTGAACAAGTTTTCAAATATACTGAGCCAACTTCTTGTCCTTCGTGTGAGAATCAATCTTATTTCACATTGAATGTTGCAAAGTCACAATTCACCGATTGGCAAAGAGTAAGAATTCAAGAAAACGCCAATGAAATCCCCACCGGTTCAATGCCACGTACATTGGATGTCATCTTACGTGGTGAGACTGTTGAAAGGGCCAAGCCAGGTGACAAGTGTAAGTTTACTGGATGTGAAATTGTGATTCCAGATGTTTCACAATTAGGCCTTCCAGGTGTCAAACCACAGTCTATTAGGGAGAACAGAGGTTCAGAACTCAACTCTGGTGTAACGGGATTGAAGTCTCTTGGTGTAAGAGATTTAACATACAAATTGGCATTCAATGCGTGTCATGTAAGTTCAATGATTAATAAACCTGGTGGTGGAAAGGAGACAGAATCGGATACTAGCGATCAAGAGATTTTCCTTACCTCCCTCAGCGATGCCGATGTCAATGAGTTGAAGGAGATGGTCAAAGACGATTACATTTATGACAAATTAGTTCAATCGGTGGCTCCAGCAGTGTTTGGCCACGAAGTTGTGAAAAAGGGTATacttcttcaacttcttgGTGGTGTTCATAAGCAAACAGTTGATGGAATTAATTTGAGAGGTGATATCAACAtttgtgttgttggtgatcCATCCACTTCCAAGTCtcaatttttgaaatatgTTTGTGGGTTTAGTCCCAGAGCAGTTTATACCTCTGGAAAAGCTTCTTCAGCAGCAGGTTTGACTGCAGCTGTGGTGAAGGACGAAGAAAGTGGGGAATATACTATTGAGGCTGGTGCATTGATGCTTGCCGACAATGGTATATGTGCCATTGATGAATTTGACAAGATGGACATCGCCGACCAAGTTGCAATTCACGAAGCCATGGAGCAACAAACAATCTCTATTGCGAAAGCTGGTATCCATGCCACACTTAACGCACGTACTTCGATCTTGGCTGCAGCCAACCCCATCGGTGGTAGGTACAATAGAAAAATTGGGTTGAGGTCTAATTTGAACATGACTGCACCAATCATGTCCAGATTTgatctcttttttgtcattttgGATGATTGCAACGAGAGAGTTGATACCCAATTGGCATCGCATATTGTTGACTTGCACATGTTGAGAGACGAGGCAATTAACCCACCATACACAGCAGAGCAGTTGGCCAGGTATATCAAGTATGCCAAAACTTTTAAACCAAAGATGACTAAAGAAGCCAGGGACTTTTTAGTAGCAAGATACAAGGAATTACGTGACGATGATGCACAGGGATTAGGCAGGTCTTCCTACAGAATTACTGTGAGACAATTGGAGTCTATGATTAGATTGTCCGAAGCTATTGCCAGGGCCAATTGTACCGAAGAGATCACTCCTAGTTTTGTCGCTGAGGCATATGATTTATTGAAGCAATCGATTATTAGAGTGGAGATGGATGATATAGAGGTTGATGATgcggaagaggaagaagtcGCTTCAGAAACAGTATTACCCGTTGTCGATGGTAACTCTGTAGGAGGAGAGCAACCAGCCCCAACACAAGAAcctcatcttcaacaacaacagcaacaacaacagcaacaacaacagcaacaacaacaacaacagcagcaacctCGAAAAGCCGAGCCTATTTCAATCTCATACGACAAATACGTTTCCATCATGAATTTGTTAGTCAAGAAGATTTCTGAAGATGACAAGAATGGCGGGGATGGATTGACGGCAGATGCCTTGGTTGATTGGTAccttttgcaaaaagaagatgatttGTTCAGCGAAGCAGAGTATATGCTGGAAAGAAAGACGGCATATAAGgtattgaaaagattggtCAAGGATAAAATCTTGATGAGTGTGACAAACAATGACACGGATACGATGCCTGAGGAAGGAGCTGGACAAAGTCGAAATCAAGGACAGCTATCAAGAACGGTTTATATTATCCATCCAAACTGTGCCATTTTGGACTTCTTTGAAAGAGAAGGTACAAGTACAGGTGCCGAGTCAAGTTGA